A region from the Acidimicrobiia bacterium genome encodes:
- a CDS encoding WYL domain-containing protein has product MSDRLERLLNLTATLLDTRRPLTLDEIAERVSPAYPDDRTTRRRQFERDKETLRDLGIDISVESLDPFGQAEVGYRIRPERYYLPELDLTDEERAALHVAVTAVRLEGEDARDALLKLGGLTGEASAAVAELPASPVLGDLFDAAARRAPVRFRYRGEERDLAPYGVVLRWGHWYVVGHDRGRDAPRAFRVDRIDGDVAVGSPGDFDVPAGFDPAQLLRDDPMRFGDDRPEHARVLVDPTRAAWVVEQLGDEAVEERRDDGSVVVGLEVVNRDAFRSWVLGLLDHAEVLAPDALRADMVEWLRALANGKAS; this is encoded by the coding sequence CCGCGACGCTGCTCGACACGCGGCGACCGCTGACGCTCGACGAGATCGCCGAGCGCGTCTCACCGGCCTACCCCGACGACCGCACGACGCGCCGTCGCCAGTTCGAGCGCGACAAGGAGACGCTGCGGGACCTGGGGATCGACATCAGCGTCGAGAGCCTCGACCCGTTCGGACAGGCCGAGGTCGGCTACCGCATCCGGCCCGAGCGCTACTACCTGCCGGAGCTCGACCTCACCGACGAGGAGCGCGCCGCGCTCCACGTCGCGGTCACCGCGGTACGGCTCGAGGGCGAGGACGCGCGCGACGCGTTGCTGAAGCTCGGCGGGCTGACCGGTGAGGCGTCGGCGGCGGTCGCCGAGCTGCCCGCGAGCCCCGTGCTCGGCGACCTGTTCGACGCGGCCGCACGCCGCGCGCCCGTGCGGTTCCGCTACCGGGGCGAGGAGCGTGACCTCGCGCCGTACGGCGTCGTGTTGCGGTGGGGCCACTGGTACGTCGTCGGCCACGACCGCGGACGCGACGCGCCACGCGCGTTCCGCGTCGACCGCATCGACGGCGACGTGGCGGTCGGTTCGCCGGGCGACTTCGACGTCCCGGCCGGCTTCGATCCCGCGCAGCTCCTTCGCGACGACCCGATGCGCTTCGGCGACGACCGTCCGGAGCACGCGCGGGTGCTCGTCGACCCGACGCGCGCGGCATGGGTCGTCGAGCAGCTCGGCGACGAGGCAGTGGAGGAGCGGCGCGACGACGGCAGCGTCGTCGTGGGGCTCGAGGTCGTGAACCGCGACGCGTTCCGGTCCTGGGTGCTCGGGCTGCTCGACCACGCCGAGGTCCTCGCCCCGGACGCGCTACGCGCCGACATGGTCGAGTGGCTGCGCGCCCTCGCGAACGGGAAGGCGTCGTGA